From the genome of Streptacidiphilus rugosus AM-16, one region includes:
- a CDS encoding HAD family hydrolase yields the protein MSSRTTLQAVLFDMDGTLVDTEGLWWQAAEEEARTLGITLGEDDVPEVLGRAVEHTATHLHRVSNGSRSEASIAAALDHRFVELVSQQVVPLPGALELLDGLADAGIRTALVSASPRHVVDLVLDALGRRRFATSFAAGETPQTKPAPDPYLAAVRALGASPESCVAVEDTPTGVASAEAAGVAVIAVPSMTPIAPAPGRAVVRSLLDVDLSLLQRLLDSAAA from the coding sequence GTGTCCAGCCGCACCACCCTGCAAGCGGTCCTGTTCGACATGGACGGCACCCTCGTCGACACCGAAGGACTGTGGTGGCAAGCGGCGGAGGAGGAGGCGCGGACGCTCGGGATCACGCTGGGCGAGGACGACGTCCCCGAGGTGCTCGGCCGGGCCGTCGAGCACACGGCGACGCACCTGCACCGGGTCTCGAACGGCAGCCGCAGTGAGGCGTCCATCGCCGCCGCGCTGGACCACCGCTTCGTCGAGCTGGTGTCGCAGCAGGTCGTCCCGCTGCCAGGCGCGCTGGAGCTGCTCGACGGGCTCGCCGACGCGGGGATCAGGACCGCGCTGGTCTCAGCCTCGCCGCGGCACGTCGTCGACCTGGTCCTGGACGCGCTCGGCCGGCGTCGCTTCGCGACGTCCTTCGCCGCCGGGGAGACGCCGCAGACCAAGCCCGCACCCGATCCGTACCTCGCCGCCGTCCGCGCGCTCGGGGCCTCCCCGGAGAGCTGCGTCGCCGTCGAGGACACCCCGACCGGCGTCGCCTCCGCCGAGGCCGCGGGGGTCGCGGTCATCGCCGTGCCCTCGATGACGCCGATCGCGCCCGCTCCCGGCCGCGCGGTCGTGCGGAGCCTGCTGGACGTCGACCTGTCGCTGCTGCAGCGCCTGCTCGACTCCGCGGCGGCGTGA
- a CDS encoding ABC transporter ATP-binding protein, giving the protein MTTDPAPATSVAAVPSPAGPTDAPVAPTAAPTTDSSRETTGATVEFVGLRRAFGATTALDGLDLTVRPGELLALLGPSGCGKTTALRMLAGFESPDSGQVLVDGVDVTSIPAHRRDAGMVFQSYSLFPHLNARDNVAFGMKMRKVATAERRRRADELLELVGLPTHGDRYPHQLSGGQQQRIALARALALQPRVLLLDEPLSALDAKVRLNLREEIRRLQQELGITTLFVTHDQEEALSMADRVAVMHAGRLEQCDTPAELYARPATPFVAEFVGTMNRLPGVVAEAGDVVEVLGRSLAVDGTTAVRGEADVLVRPENLLVTAGGGQGSLVTGTTFLGAVTRLAVQLPDGSVVKADLSTHDAAELPAGTGVTLSLPDRPVLVDARSDS; this is encoded by the coding sequence ATGACCACCGACCCCGCGCCCGCGACGTCCGTCGCCGCCGTGCCCTCCCCTGCGGGGCCGACGGACGCACCCGTTGCACCCACTGCAGCACCCACCACTGACAGCTCTCGGGAGACCACCGGCGCGACGGTGGAGTTCGTCGGCCTGCGCCGCGCCTTCGGCGCGACCACCGCCCTGGACGGCCTGGACCTGACGGTCCGCCCCGGCGAGCTGCTGGCCCTGCTCGGCCCCTCCGGCTGTGGCAAGACGACCGCGCTGCGGATGCTGGCCGGCTTCGAGTCGCCCGACTCGGGCCAGGTGCTGGTCGACGGCGTCGACGTCACCTCCATTCCCGCGCATCGCCGTGACGCGGGCATGGTGTTCCAGTCCTACAGCCTCTTCCCGCACCTGAACGCGCGCGACAACGTCGCCTTCGGCATGAAGATGCGCAAGGTGGCGACGGCGGAGCGCCGCCGCCGCGCGGACGAGCTGCTGGAGCTGGTGGGTCTGCCGACCCACGGCGACCGCTACCCGCACCAGCTCTCCGGCGGCCAGCAGCAGCGGATCGCGCTGGCCCGCGCCCTGGCCCTGCAGCCGCGGGTGCTGCTGCTGGACGAGCCGCTGTCCGCGCTCGACGCGAAGGTCAGGCTCAACCTCCGCGAGGAGATCCGCCGCCTGCAGCAGGAGCTCGGCATCACCACGCTGTTCGTGACGCACGACCAGGAGGAGGCGCTGTCGATGGCGGACCGCGTCGCGGTCATGCACGCGGGCCGCCTGGAGCAGTGCGACACCCCGGCCGAGCTGTACGCGCGCCCGGCGACGCCGTTCGTGGCGGAGTTCGTCGGCACGATGAACCGGCTCCCCGGCGTCGTGGCCGAGGCGGGCGACGTGGTCGAGGTCCTCGGCCGGAGCCTGGCGGTCGACGGGACGACCGCGGTCCGCGGAGAGGCGGACGTCCTGGTCCGCCCGGAGAACCTCCTCGTCACGGCGGGCGGCGGCCAGGGCTCCCTGGTGACCGGCACCACCTTCCTCGGTGCGGTCACCCGCCTGGCGGTCCAGCTGCCCGACGGCTCCGTCGTCAAGGCCGACCTCTCCACCCACGACGCGGCGGAGCTCCCCGCCGGCACGGGCGTCACCCTCTCCCTCCCCGACCGCCCGGTCCTGGTCGACGCTCGCAGCGACAGCTAG
- a CDS encoding DMT family transporter, translated as MPALFLALAISSEICATISLKYSHGFTRLLPSVIVVIGYVASFALLSQALKHIPVSTAYAIWSGAGTAVVAAIGFAFLGEGVNVWKAFGIALIIAGVVALNLGGAAHS; from the coding sequence ATGCCTGCTCTCTTTCTCGCCCTCGCCATCAGCTCGGAGATCTGCGCCACGATCTCGCTCAAGTACAGCCATGGCTTCACCCGGCTGCTGCCGAGCGTCATCGTGGTGATCGGCTACGTCGCCTCCTTCGCGCTGCTCAGCCAGGCGCTCAAGCACATCCCGGTCAGCACCGCCTACGCGATCTGGTCGGGGGCCGGCACCGCCGTCGTCGCCGCGATCGGCTTCGCCTTCCTCGGCGAGGGCGTGAACGTGTGGAAGGCCTTCGGCATCGCGCTGATCATCGCGGGCGTCGTCGCCCTCAACCTCGGCGGCGCGGCGCACTCCTGA